A section of the Zavarzinella sp. genome encodes:
- a CDS encoding hybrid sensor histidine kinase/response regulator — protein MSAENPLLELFREELQAASQVLLDGIDTPPERQDTTFQNQVDQALATIIGGSKIVGFHAIADSCRLIQSHVGNWQQLFRMPEQQSLLYEVLNTLRGLADRDDDGLQIWHDQAGDWLREIENRFQVLKSTPVEPIPPISETQTSKPVPEIVAEVSPAVQIPTHAPSDFVPDTIDCQSNLFHIFQDEVALHTNQLADGILLLENEPDNGKLIEPLMRAAHSLKGAARIVNLSLAVDLSHHMEDLLVAAGARKVRLDSNAIDSLLEATDLLSSMATITPTSAVGWQMESVAKVRQLEADFAARIAGKPLPVPTAPESSAPNSAEIIPQQEVALSPPVVAPSSVSPPHVGEIRPTENEKQAPKVHIPEAAIRISSASLSRLMSLAGESLVHARWLQPFSSALNKLRLQQEILSNQLDEFFHRFSSGEQSLQLQVLGQECRNELARNRMNLGLRIREFEDHASAADDLNSRLYREVISSRMRPFGDGVHAFPRLVRDMCKKLGKLVDLEIRGHATPVDRDILEQLEAPLTHMLRNAMDHGMETPDVREEKGKSPRGRILLDAHHRAGLLQITLADDGPGIDTRKVSEKIVRQGMVTQQMAAEMTEQELLEFLFLPGFSTASAVSEYSGRGVGLDVVRDMVRKVGGTLRLSSNVGRGTTFHLQLPITLSVVRAVLVIIAGEPYAFPHNRIDRLVRLPISEVRVVEGAQYAVIDGKNIGLIPAAQILALSTPPRYPELLSVVLISDLSGQYGLVVDAFTGEQDLVVRPLDSRLGRVPNINSAAILDDGSPILIADIEDMIRSAQEALNSATTASVNIPINSHRSNVGRTRVLVIEDSVTVREVEKQMLQELDLDVSLAVDGQDGWNRLQSSDYDLVISDVDMPRMNGFEVVQLMRNDPRLKKMPVIMVSYKDRPEDRQRGADLDVDYYLTKSSFHDKSFINAVRDILRR, from the coding sequence ATGAGTGCAGAAAATCCATTGCTGGAGTTATTTCGCGAAGAGTTGCAGGCAGCATCACAGGTGCTGCTCGACGGAATTGATACGCCACCCGAGCGGCAGGATACCACTTTTCAGAATCAGGTTGATCAAGCACTTGCCACGATTATTGGTGGGTCAAAGATTGTCGGTTTCCATGCAATTGCTGATAGTTGCCGACTGATCCAGTCTCACGTGGGAAACTGGCAGCAATTATTCCGCATGCCAGAACAACAATCACTTCTGTATGAAGTGCTGAATACCCTGCGTGGGCTTGCAGATCGCGACGATGATGGCCTCCAGATCTGGCACGATCAGGCGGGGGATTGGTTGCGTGAAATAGAAAATCGTTTCCAGGTGCTGAAAAGCACGCCTGTAGAACCAATACCACCCATTAGCGAAACACAAACCAGTAAACCAGTACCCGAAATAGTAGCCGAAGTTTCACCCGCGGTGCAGATTCCAACTCATGCACCCAGCGATTTTGTACCGGATACAATCGACTGCCAGTCCAACCTGTTTCACATTTTTCAGGATGAAGTGGCTCTCCACACTAATCAGTTGGCTGATGGTATTTTGCTGCTGGAAAATGAACCAGACAATGGAAAACTGATCGAACCGCTGATGCGGGCTGCCCACTCTTTAAAGGGTGCGGCTCGAATCGTGAATCTCAGTCTGGCTGTTGACCTGTCCCACCATATGGAAGATTTGCTGGTGGCTGCTGGTGCCCGCAAGGTGCGACTGGATTCCAATGCCATTGATTCGTTGTTGGAAGCGACCGATCTATTGTCCAGCATGGCAACGATCACGCCCACATCTGCGGTTGGCTGGCAAATGGAATCTGTTGCGAAAGTTCGCCAACTGGAAGCGGATTTTGCCGCCAGGATCGCTGGAAAACCTCTCCCAGTTCCCACAGCCCCTGAATCTTCTGCTCCAAATTCTGCGGAAATTATTCCCCAGCAGGAAGTTGCGCTCAGCCCACCGGTGGTTGCGCCATCATCAGTTTCCCCACCGCATGTGGGAGAGATTCGACCCACAGAAAATGAAAAACAGGCACCAAAAGTGCACATTCCGGAAGCAGCAATTCGCATTTCTTCTGCCAGTTTGAGCCGGCTGATGTCCCTGGCAGGGGAATCATTGGTGCATGCACGCTGGCTGCAGCCGTTTTCTTCAGCACTAAACAAACTTCGCTTGCAGCAGGAAATTCTTTCGAACCAGCTGGACGAATTTTTCCACCGGTTTTCCAGTGGGGAACAAAGCTTGCAGTTGCAGGTTCTGGGGCAGGAATGTCGGAACGAACTGGCAAGAAATCGCATGAATCTGGGTTTGAGGATCAGGGAGTTCGAAGATCATGCATCTGCTGCAGATGATCTCAATAGTCGCCTGTATCGGGAAGTAATTTCGAGCCGGATGCGACCATTTGGTGATGGTGTCCACGCTTTCCCACGTCTGGTGCGGGACATGTGCAAAAAGCTGGGTAAACTGGTCGATCTGGAAATCCGTGGGCATGCAACGCCGGTGGATCGTGATATTCTGGAACAACTGGAAGCCCCACTGACGCACATGTTGCGGAATGCGATGGATCACGGGATGGAAACGCCCGATGTGCGGGAAGAAAAAGGGAAATCGCCCCGAGGCCGGATCCTGCTTGATGCCCACCACCGTGCAGGTTTGCTGCAAATTACCCTTGCAGATGATGGGCCAGGAATCGATACCCGCAAAGTTTCTGAGAAAATTGTCCGGCAGGGGATGGTAACTCAGCAGATGGCAGCGGAGATGACTGAACAGGAACTACTGGAGTTCCTGTTTCTGCCAGGTTTTTCCACCGCCAGTGCCGTTTCCGAATATTCCGGACGTGGTGTGGGGCTGGATGTTGTCCGCGATATGGTGCGGAAAGTGGGCGGCACCCTGCGACTATCCAGCAATGTGGGCCGTGGGACTACTTTTCACCTGCAACTGCCAATTACCTTGTCCGTGGTTCGAGCGGTGCTGGTGATTATTGCCGGTGAGCCGTACGCATTCCCGCACAATCGGATTGATCGTTTGGTCAGATTGCCGATCAGCGAAGTGCGGGTTGTAGAGGGGGCACAATATGCAGTCATTGATGGTAAAAATATCGGGTTGATACCTGCGGCACAAATTCTGGCCCTTTCAACACCCCCACGTTACCCGGAATTGTTGTCTGTGGTCTTGATCAGCGACTTATCAGGTCAATACGGCCTGGTGGTGGACGCCTTTACCGGCGAACAGGACTTAGTGGTGCGTCCACTCGACTCCCGACTGGGCAGGGTCCCCAACATCAATTCCGCAGCGATTCTGGACGATGGTTCCCCTATTTTAATCGCAGACATAGAAGATATGATTCGTTCCGCGCAAGAAGCCCTGAACTCTGCAACAACTGCGTCCGTCAACATACCCATTAACTCTCACAGGTCCAATGTGGGCAGAACGCGGGTTCTGGTGATTGAAGATTCCGTGACCGTGCGTGAAGTGGAAAAACAAATGCTGCAGGAACTGGACCTGGATGTCAGTCTGGCGGTGGATGGGCAGGACGGCTGGAATCGATTGCAATCCAGCGACTATGATTTAGTAATCTCTGACGTGGATATGCCACGAATGAACGGCTTCGAAGTGGTTCAGTTAATGCGTAATGACCCACGCCTGAAAAAAATGCCGGTAATTATGGTTTCCTACAAAGACCGCCCGGAAGATCGCCAGCGTGGGGCCGATCTCGACGTAGATTATTACCTCACCAAAAGTAGTTTTCATGATAAATCGTTCATTAATGCAGTTCGAGACATTTTGCGTCGATAA
- a CDS encoding chemotaxis protein CheB produces MRVAIVDDLSLGRDVLKRAVSSMNGCSLAWMASDGNTAMRMLQTDPPDVILLELMLAGVDGIELVKKIKLQSHAIVLIVTSSLSSNFQKVTEALAAGAQDAVNRPRLSPTGELVDTDGLKQRLQKIAITGKPAETVLLTNTPPFGNAFGKRFPGHPPLLAIGASTGGPQALQTILRNLPPLLGMPVVVALHIAPDFVHSLVETLRSVSVLPVTLAESGKPVEPNVVYVAHSDEHLNVDANGRFYYSPQPKDYAYRPSINELFTSLATNWTGLGIGVLLTGMGRDGADGLLKLRKAGWHTITQDKTSSVVYGMPQAAAEIQAAREILALNDIPLAIQSARTRLIPASNSSQG; encoded by the coding sequence ATGCGTGTTGCGATTGTTGACGATTTATCGCTCGGCCGCGATGTCCTGAAGCGGGCCGTTTCCAGTATGAATGGGTGCTCGCTTGCATGGATGGCAAGCGATGGAAACACCGCTATGCGCATGCTCCAAACCGATCCGCCTGATGTTATTCTGCTGGAACTGATGCTGGCGGGTGTCGATGGCATCGAGTTAGTGAAAAAAATCAAGCTTCAATCCCACGCGATTGTGCTGATCGTCACGTCCAGTTTATCCAGTAATTTCCAGAAAGTGACCGAAGCACTTGCGGCAGGTGCTCAGGATGCCGTCAACCGCCCTCGTTTGTCGCCCACCGGCGAACTTGTTGATACCGATGGCTTGAAACAACGATTGCAGAAGATAGCAATTACTGGAAAGCCTGCTGAAACGGTGCTGTTGACCAACACGCCACCTTTCGGAAATGCATTCGGAAAGCGGTTTCCAGGGCATCCACCCTTGTTGGCAATCGGTGCATCGACGGGTGGGCCACAGGCTCTGCAGACAATTCTGCGAAATCTTCCCCCACTGCTGGGGATGCCGGTGGTAGTGGCACTGCATATTGCTCCCGATTTTGTGCACAGCCTTGTGGAAACCCTGCGATCTGTTTCTGTACTGCCGGTAACTCTTGCAGAAAGTGGAAAACCCGTAGAACCTAATGTAGTGTATGTTGCTCATTCAGATGAACACCTGAATGTTGATGCCAACGGGCGATTTTATTATTCCCCACAGCCCAAAGATTACGCCTATCGGCCGTCGATCAACGAGTTATTTACCAGTCTGGCAACCAATTGGACCGGGCTGGGGATTGGTGTGCTGCTGACAGGTATGGGGCGAGATGGTGCAGATGGCTTGTTGAAACTCCGTAAAGCGGGCTGGCATACGATCACGCAGGATAAAACGTCCAGTGTGGTATATGGAATGCCCCAGGCGGCAGCAGAAATTCAGGCAGCACGTGAAATTTTGGCCTTGAACGATATTCCACTGGCAATCCAATCGGCACGCACCCGGCTTATTCCGGCTTCCAACTCTTCACAAGGGTAA
- a CDS encoding response regulator, with protein MANILVVEDSPTQAASIQQQLETLGHTVRLAETAEIGLELLAKELPDLLLTDMNLPGISGMDLIEEVSRQYPKLPPILMTSQGNEDIAVDALRKGAVSYIPKRRLDIDLPPTIQSIVGSSRLDRRHQQLMACCQQYENLFVIGNETHLIPAFISYVGDLLAGLRFTDDKTITRMGIALTECLDNALHHGNLELKSELREGDGTAWREEGARRMRTAPYKDRRIFITARVSRKSATFIIRDEGPGFDVSKLPDPTDPSNLEKCSGRGILLMRAFMDDARYNSKGNEITLVKSWKPE; from the coding sequence ATGGCCAACATTCTCGTTGTGGAAGACAGCCCCACGCAGGCAGCCAGCATACAGCAGCAGTTAGAAACATTGGGCCACACGGTCAGACTTGCAGAAACTGCAGAAATCGGCCTGGAACTGCTTGCGAAAGAGCTGCCTGATCTGTTGCTTACCGACATGAACCTTCCCGGTATCAGTGGGATGGATCTGATTGAGGAAGTTTCGCGGCAATATCCCAAATTACCACCCATTCTAATGACAAGTCAGGGGAATGAAGATATTGCCGTCGATGCCCTGCGGAAGGGTGCAGTCAGCTATATTCCCAAACGCCGGCTGGATATCGATTTACCCCCCACTATTCAGTCGATTGTGGGTTCCAGTCGACTCGATCGACGCCACCAGCAACTAATGGCGTGCTGCCAGCAGTACGAAAACCTTTTTGTCATTGGCAACGAAACCCACTTGATCCCTGCATTTATAAGTTATGTTGGTGATTTACTTGCTGGTTTACGTTTCACCGATGATAAAACGATTACACGAATGGGAATTGCGTTAACAGAATGTCTCGATAACGCCTTACACCATGGGAACTTAGAGCTCAAATCGGAATTGCGGGAAGGTGACGGTACTGCATGGCGGGAAGAAGGTGCCAGGCGGATGCGAACCGCCCCGTACAAAGATAGAAGGATTTTTATTACTGCACGCGTATCGCGAAAATCAGCCACGTTCATCATTCGGGATGAAGGGCCAGGTTTTGATGTCAGCAAACTGCCCGACCCCACCGATCCAAGTAATCTGGAAAAATGCAGTGGACGTGGGATTCTGCTGATGCGGGCCTTCATGGATGATGCACGCTACAACAGCAAAGGTAATGAAATTACCCTTGTGAAGAGTTGGAAGCCGGAATAA